One genomic segment of Impatiens glandulifera chromosome 6, dImpGla2.1, whole genome shotgun sequence includes these proteins:
- the LOC124941895 gene encoding NADH dehydrogenase [ubiquinone] 1 alpha subcomplex subunit 8-B-like, which translates to MDSTVDAAGEPIPTSAVLMSSARHIAISCKNENAAFIKCKKADANPEKCLDKGKQVTRCVFDLLKDLRQKCTKEMDAYSGCMYYHTNEFDFCRKEQKEFEKACPFP; encoded by the exons ATGGATAGCACAGTCGATGCCGCAGGTGAGCCGATCCCAACTTCTGCGGTCCTGATGTCTTCGGCGCGTCACATAGCGATCAGTTGCAAGAACGAGAACGCCGCATTCATCAAGTGCAAGAAAGCCGATGCGAATCCCGAAAAATGTCTCGATAAAGGCAAGCAAGTCACGCGATGCGTCTTTGACTT GCTGAAGGATCTACGTCAGAAATGCACAAAGGAGATGGACGCATATTCAGGTTGTATGTATTACCACACGAACGAGTTTGATTTCTGTCGCAAAGAGCAGAAGGAATTTGAGAAAGCATGCCCTTTTCCATGA
- the LOC124942348 gene encoding 50S ribosomal protein L33 gives MGQKKKTASMFIRLVSAAGTGFFYVKKKNPKNFPQNSKLEFRKYDPRVNRHVLFTEAKMK, from the coding sequence ATGggacagaagaagaagactgcATCCATGTTCATTAGGCTTGTTTCTGCTGCTGGGACTGGATTCTTTTacgtgaagaagaagaacccgaAGAACTTTCCACAGAACTCAAAACTTGAATTTAGGAAGTATGATCCTCGGGTCAATCGCCATGTCCTCTTTACGGAGGCAAAGATGAAATAA